Sequence from the Nocardia cyriacigeorgica GUH-2 genome:
GTTCGAATCCGGCACGGCTGCCTCCTAGTTCGTTGCCGGGGTGCCGGCCTGCACCGACCCGGAATTGCCCATACCGCCGATGTTTCCGGCGATGACGTTCGAGTTGTTGATGACGGTCGAGTTGTTGATCTGCTTGACCATGTCGCTGAATCCCTTGGCGGCGATGCCCTTTTCCCGCAGGAACCGGTGCACGGAGTCGAGGACGCGCTGCTCCAGGATCTTCAGGTAACGGTCGCAGTCGGTCTCCTGGAACAGGTTGGCGAGTTCGCTGCCCGCCGCCAGTTCGCGAATGCTGGCCGCGGAGCCGAATACCTGCTCCGCCTCGGCCGGAGTGGTCCAGGTGCCGCCGCCGCGGCGGCGGGCGATCAGACCGCGGACCACATCGACGACGCGGCCGGGCACGGTGGTCGGTAGCAGCGCCAGATCCCCGGCTGCGGTCCACAGGGTGCGTAGTTCCAGCATGCTGGGCGGGGAATCGACGCGGCGGAACTCGGGCGCGATGGGCGCGAGCACGAATCCGTGCCACTCCAGCACCAGCATCCGCTCCTCGCAGCCGACGTGCAGAAAGCCCGACACCGCGAGTTGGCGGGCCCAGCCGTCCAACCGGAAGCAGCGGTAATAGCGCAGCCATTCCGGGGATTCGTTGGTCAGCGCCGTCCAGTCCTCGGCGTTCAGCTCCGGTTCGGCGCCGGCATCGAGCCGGCTCAGCAACGCCCGCGCGGACGGATTGTGCAGCAGATCGGCCGGTGACAGGAGCGCCCAGCTGGTCACCCCGAGGTCGGCGAAACGCCAGCCGGGGGTCAGCGTCGGCGCCCGGCGCAACGTCGTCAGATCCGCGGTGACGAAATCCTGGAGTTCGCGGGGTTCGAAGGTCGGTACCGGGGTGGCCCGCGCGCTCTCAGCCGAATCGGTTGTCGCTGAGCTCGCGTACAGCTCGAGTGCCGACGACCAGGAACGGACTCGGGCGCCGGCGCCGACGAACGGCCGGTGGCCGCGATAGACCACGATTTCGCCCGAACTGTCCTGTGCCCGCCGCAGCTGATCCTGACTGATGCGGCGCAGCCTGTCGGCATAGGGCGCGCTCGCGGTGATGGCGGCTTCGCGCGGCGGGGCATCGGGTTGGAACCGTCCGTAGCCGTACCAGGTAGAGGCGACCTGCCAGGGCAGATAGTGCCGCGCGATCAGCAGGCAGAGCATCACCGTCAGTAGGGCCAGGGTGATCAGCATGAAGACGGTGGCGAGGGCGGAGTCGGGTGGGGTGAGGATCGGCTCGCCGATCGACTCCAGCGCCAGGGACGGCAGCGCGGTCGACAGCGTGGTGATCACCGCCCAGGCCAGCGCGGTTACGCTCCACTGCCGGCGCCGATCGGCGAGGAACCAGTTGGCCTCGACTCGGCTCTGGGCCAACCGGGTCACGATCGCCGCGCACAGCCGCCAGCTGAGCCCGGAGACCAGCCAGGCGAGTACCAGCAGTGGCGAGAACACGAGGGTCAGGATCAGCAGGCCGACCAGCACGAGGTTGAGGGTGCGCCGGCGCCACTGCGCTGCCGTGGCTTCGCGCAGCACGGTGACCGCGTCGACGCCCGGCGATGGCGGGACCGCCCGTTTCGGCTCCGCCAGATATTCCTCGACCAACGCGTCGGCCAGCTCGTCGTCGAGGTGCACCGCGGCCGCCAGGTAGCGGGTGGGCTCGTCGGTCGATGCCGTCATCGTGGTCTCGGTACCGCGTGCCGACGGTGTGCCGTTCTGCTCATCCGAGCCCCCTGGAGAACGTGAAACGCTTGTGCCGCAGAGGTTATCAGCGCGCCGGGGAGACTATCTGCGGATTCGCCGAGGCCTCATGGCCCTCGGAGTGTCGTCCGGAGTGTCGGCCCATGCGATAGGTGCGTGCTGACGGACGCCGGTGCGACGGTGCGGCCGATGGCAGCGCTCGGCTGAACACGGCCCGGCGAGGCAGATGACGCCAACGGATCTGCGCGAACCCCTTGCAGCAAACTAGAACGCGTTCTAACTTTGAGGGTGCATCTGTCGACGACGCGGGCCCGGAAGGCGCATGAATGAACACTGATCCGCAGATCACCGAGGTCGATCTCCTCCATCGGGAGCCGTTGGCGGTCGATATGCTCATCCGCTCGCTCGAGCTGTACGCCGATCGGACCGCGGTGCATATCGGGGACGAGCAGCTGACCTATCGGCAGGTGCGCGAGCAGATCAGCAAGTTCGCGCAGGCCTACGCCTCGCTGGGGCTGGGTATCGGCAGCCCGGTGGCCATTCTGTCGGCCAATCGTCCCGAGGTGCTGTTCACCCAGGGCGCCAATGCGGTGACCGGTGTCCGCTTCGCCGCGCTGCACCCGATGGGTTCGCTCGACGATCACGCCTACGTGCTGCAAGACGCCGGCATCGAGACCCTCATCTACGACCCGGACAAGTACGAGGAACGCGCCGCCGCGCTGGCCGAGCGGGTTCCGGAGTTGAAGAACCTGCTGGCCTTCGGTCCGACCGAGGCGGGCACCGATCTGCTGGCCGCCGCCGACGCCTTCGAGCCGGGTCCGCTGGTGGCCCCCGACGTCGCGCCCGGCGACACCGTCAGCCTCGCCTACACCGGCGGCACCACCGGCAAATCCAAGGGCGTGATGCTCAGCTTCCGCGGTGGCGCGACGCTGCTGCGGATCCAGATGACCGAATGGCAGTGGCCGCAGGAGGTGCGGTTCCTGGTCTGCACGCCGCTCAGCCACGCCGGCGGAGCGTTCTGGAACCCGACCAGCCTGCAAGGCGGTTCCATCGTGGTGCTGCCCGGTTTCGATCCGGCGACCGTGCTGGCCACCATCGAGAAGTACCGCATCACCTCGACGATGCTGGTGCCGACCATGCTGTACGCCCTGCTCGACTACCCCGACCTGGACAAATACGATCTGTCGAGCCTGGAGACGGTCTTCTACGGCGCCTCGGCCATCTCGCCGACCCGGCTGGCCGAGGCGATCGAGAAGTTCGGCCCGATCTTCTTCCAGTTCTACGGCCAGGCCGAATGCCCGATGACGATCTCGGTGCTGCGCAAGGAAGACCACGACCTCGCCGTGCCGGAACGGCTGGCCAGCTGTGGCCGGCCGGTGCCGTGGCTGCATGTCGCGCTGCTCGACGACGCGGGCAACGAGGTCCCGGCCGGGGAGCCCGGCGAGATCTGTGTGCGCGGACCGCTGGTGATGAAGGGCTATCTGAACAAGCCCGAACAGACAGCCGAGGCCACCGAACACGACTGGCTGCACACCGGTGACATCGCCCGCCGCGACGCCGACGGCTACCTCTACATCGTCGACCGCAAGAAGGACATGATCGTCACCGGCGGCTTCAATGTCTTTCCGCGCGAAGTGGAGGACGTGCTGTCGGCGCACCCGGCCGTCAGCGCGGCGGCCGTCATCGGTGTGCCCGACGACAAGTGGGGCGAGGCCGTGAAGGCGGTGGTGGTGCTGCGTTCGGGCCGCGAGGTGGCGGTGGAGGAGTTGCAGGCGCTGGTGAAGGAACGCAAGGGCGCGGTCTACACGCCCAAGTCGATCGACTTCGCCGACAGCATTCCGCTCAGCCCGCTGGGCAAGCCCGACAAGAAAGCCCTGCGCGCGCAGTACTGGACCGACGGCGCCCGCCAGGTGAACTGAACCCTCGACGCAGCAGAGCCGGCCGACAAGTTCGGCCGGCTCTGTTGTTGTGTGGCAGGGAGATCCGTCAGGTGAGTCAGCGATCCGGCGGCCCGGCGAGGATCGCGGTGACCATATCGATCAGCTCTTCCATCACCTCGTCGGGCGAGAGCCGCGTGCCGCTGAGCGCGAGCATGTCGCGCAGTGCGTCGAGATCGCCGAGGGCCTGGAAGGTCAGGCTCATCGCCTGGGTCAGCCGGAATCGAATGGTCCGGGCGGGCACGCCGGGATAGATCGCCCCCAGCAGCGAGGTGAACCGGCGCGCCTGCGGTGCGAAACCCTCGGTGATCCGCGACAGCGCGGGATGACGGCTGCCGATGATGCCCGCGACGATGGTGACCCAGGCGGTGCCGCCCGCGGCGATCTGCTCGGCCACCGGACGCACGAACGCCTCGGCCAGCGTGCGCGCGCTCGGATCGCCGGAAGCCTCGATGCTGTCGAGCAATTCGGCGCGCCGCTGGGAGACCTGCCCGCCGCGCTGCTCGAGCAGGGCCTCGACCAGCGCGTCCTTGGACCCGAAGTGGTAGTGCACCGAGGCGACGTTCGCGCCGGCCGCCGACATCACCGCCCGCAACGACACCGCGTCGATCCCGCGCTCGGCGAACAGCCGTTCGGCGGCGAGGATCAGGCGCTGGTCGGTGGGCAGCGCGGTCTCGGGTTGCCCGGCCGGCGCGGTTTCCGTCGAAAGTCCTCGGCTCACGTGCGCACCCTAATCGAGCGGGGTGGGAGCACCGTAGAGCGTGACGACCACCGCGCCACCGAGCCCGAGATTGTGGGCCAGCGCCCGGCGGGCGCCCTCGACCTGACGCGGCCCGGCCTCGCCACGCAACTGCCAGGTCAACTCCGCGCACTGGGCCAGGCCGGTGGCCCCGAGCGGATGACCCTTGGAGATCAGCCCGCCGGACGGGTTGACCACCCAGCGTCCGCCGTAGGTCGTCGCACCGGCATCGATCAGCGACCCCGATTCGCCGGGCGCGCACATGCCGAGGGCTTCGTAGGTGATGAGCTCGTTGATCGAGAAGCAGTCGTGCAGTTCGATCACATCGACCTCGTCGATGGTGGTGCCGGTGGAGTCGAAGACCTCGGTGGCGGCTTTGCGCGTCATCGGGGCACCGACCACGTCGATCATGGATTCGGTCGCGAACGACGAGGTGTCGTCGGTGGCCAGCGCCTGGCCCAGGATCTCCACGGCGCGATCGGCGAGACCGTGTTCGCGCACGAACGCCTCGCTGACGACGATCGCGGCGGCCGAACCGTCCGACATCGGTGAGCACTGCGAGCGGGTGAGCGGGTCGTGCACCGGTTTGTCGCCGAGCACCTGCTCGAGGGTGTAGGCGTCCTGGAACTGGGCGTACGGGTTGCGGGTTGAGTGCTCGTGGTTCTTCACCGCGACGCCGGCGAGCTGTTCGCGGGTGGTGCCGTAGCGGCGCATGTGCTCGGCCGCCGCCGCGCCGAAGAACTGGGCGGTCAACGGGGCGGTGCCGAAACCGTTGGTGGACTTCAGGACCGCGATATGGCGGTCGATGGTGCTGACCGCGGGCTTGCCCGAACCGGCCATGGCCTCCTTGGTCATCTGCTCGAAGCCGACGGCCAGCGCCACGTCCACCAGCCCGGCCTGCACCCATTCGCGCGCCAGCATCAACGCGGTGGACCCGGTGGCGCAGTTGTTGTTGACGTTCACCATCGGAATCCCGGTGAGCCCCACGTCGTAAAGCGCGCGCTGTCCCGCGGTGGACGGCTGGAAGACGTAGCCGACCGCGGCGCGCTGCACCTGGCCGTAGTCGATGCCCGCGTCGGCCAGCGCCGCGTTCACCGCCTCGGCGACCATGTCGGGGTACTGCCAGTCCCGGCTGGCGATCTTCTCGAATTTCGTCATCCCGACGCCGATGACGAAGGCTCGCTGACTCACGCTGTCACTCCTCGAATGCGCTGTGCGCGTTGCTGTGTGGGGGAAATCAGGGCTCGGGCCGGTCACTGCCGACGACCCAGAGGGCATGGAATTGCGAGGCGCCGCCCATCGCGTGCCCGATAGCGCGCCTTGCGTCCGGCACCTGATGGGCGCCCGCGGTACCGCGGACCTGGAGCGCGGCCTCGGCGAACCGCAGCAGACCGGTGGCGCCGGTGGGATTGCCCGACAGCACCCCGCCCGACGGATTGACCGGCAGTTCACCGTCGAAGGCCGTGCGCCCGGAATCGACCATCTTCCAGCCGTTTCCGGCCTCGGCCAGCCCGATGTTCTCCAGCCACATCGGCTCATACCAGCTGTAGGGGATGTAGAGCTCGGCGACGTCGATCTCGCGGGCCGGATCGGTGATGCCGGCCTGCCGGTACGCCTCGGCCGCGCACTGCCTGCCCGCTTCCGGGTTCACCTCGTCGCGTCCGGCGAAATGGCCGGTCTCGGTGCGCCAGGCCATGCCGTGGATCCAGGCCGGCGGCTGCGGATTGTGCTCGGCGTCGGCTTCGCCCGCGATCACCACCGCGCACGAACCGTCCGAGGACGGGCACGATTCCAGATACCGGATCGGATCCCACAGCATCGGCGATTCCCGCACCTGCTCCACGGTGATATCCGGGCGCTGGATATGGGCGTACGGATTGCGCGTCGCATTGAGCCGATGGTTGACCGCGACCTGCCAGCCGATGTGTTCGGGCGCACCGGAGCGGCGGATGTACTCGCGGATGACCGGGGCGAAATGCCCGCCCGCGCCGGCGCCGAGATTGGCGCTGAACGGCAGTCCGCGCGAGAGCGCCCAGGTGAAATCGCCCTCGGATTCCTTGGAATAGGCCACCACCAGCACCCGTCGCGCCAGCCCGGCCTGCACTAGATGCGCACCGTAGATCGCGGCGTGCCCGCCGACGCTGCCGCCGGTGAACACCCGGGTGACCGGTAGGCCACGCGCGCCCATGGCGTCGGCGAGATACAGCTCGGGATTCATCACGCCGTCGAACAGGTCCGGCGTCTTCGACAGCACGATGGCGTCGATATCGCGGTGGTCCAGCCCCGCGTCGGTGAGGGCGGCGTCGACCGATTCGCGCACCAGCCCGCCGATGCTGACCTCACGCTTCTTGGCCTGTTTGCTCTGTCCGATGCCGATGACCGCGGTTCTCATCGATCTCCCTCCATCAGGCAGATCAGGTTCTGCTGGAGCGCAGGGCCGTTGGTGGCGTGGGCGAGGGTGCGGTCGGCGTGGCCGTCGAGGATGTGCTGGGCGGCCTCACCGATGCGGATCAGCCCGGTCGCGGTCGCCGGCCGTCCGGCCAATGGTCCGCCGCCGGGATTGATCCGGGCGCCGTCGAGGCCGAGCGTGCTCGCCAGCAGTGGCTCCTGATAGCTGTATTCACAGTGCAATTCGGCGATATCGACCTGGGTCGCGCAGAATCCGGCGAGCTCTGCGGCTCGTGCTGCGGCGGCGCCGACGGTGTCGGCTCGGGTGAGATCACGGGTGCCCGGATAGTGGCTGTCCATCCGGTGATCGGCGCCGCGCACCCACGCGGGACGCTCGGCCAGCCTGCGCGCGGTATCACCGGCGGCGAGCACCACCACCGCCGCCGCATCGCCCGCCGGTCCCACATCGTGGGCGCGCAACGGCGACGCGATGTAGGGCGCCGCGAGCAGCTCCTCCACCGGATAGGCGCCGGATTTCTGCGCGGCGGGGTTGCCGGTAGCCGCGGCGAGACTGCGCGAAACCACTTCGGCCAGTTGATGTTCACTCACCGCACCGGCCTCGATGAGCGCGGCCGCCTGGAGCGCGGCGAGGGCGTCGCGGTGCGGCCGCAGGGGTGCGAGGAAATACGGATCCAGCTGCGCGGCCATCACCTGATCGAGGTCCTGTGGCAAGGACCCGCGACCGATGCCGTAGACCACCGCGATATCGCCTTCGCCGAGCTGCAACCAGCTCCACGCCTCGTAGCAGGCCCAGGCCGCGTCCATCTCGACATGCGATTCCGAGATCGGTGGCCACGCACCCACCGCGTCGAGCGATTCGATATAGGCGAAGGTGCGGCCTTCGAAGAAGTCGTGGCTGCCCGAGGCGAAGAAATCCACCTCGTCGCGGGTGATGCCTGCGGAGTCGAGCGCGCGGCGGATCACCGGCAGCAGGATCTCGGCCATATCGTGACGCCGATCGGCGGCCGCGCACGGCGACTGAGCGAAGGCGACGATACCCACCTCACGCATCGGAAACTCCTGCCTCGGTGCGGGTTTGGCTGGATGGAATGGGCCGGTAGTACCGAATCGCATTCATCGACGTGTCGAGTTCGTCGTCGGCAGACCAGACCGGTTCGACGGCCATCCCGATGTGCACCCGGCTCGGCTCGATCTCCTGGATCAGATGCATCAACCGGGTGTCCGCGCCGCGCACCTGGATATAAGCCACCACGTAGGGCGGGGTGAAGACCTGGCCCGGGAACGGGAAATTCACCACGCAGAAGGTCGAGATGGTCCCGTCGCCGGGCAGTTCGAACGGTTCGGACAGCTCGGTCAGGCAGCGCGAGCAGAACTCCGGCGGCGGCAGATACACCTGCGCGCAGCCCGGGCAGCGCCGCGCGAGCAGCCGGCGCTGCGACAGTCCACGCAGGAACACCGAACGGCCCACGCCCGCGACGTAGGTGTAGTCCATCCGGAACGGATTGGTGAACTCGGTGACGGGCTCGGGCAGGGTGCTCATGAATCCACCGGCTCGAAACAGACGATGTCGCGGATACTGCCCACCCGCTCGGCGCGCCAGCGCGGGACGACCCGCAGGCCCGAGGTCATGCGCGCGGGGTCGCCGCCGGTGTCGACGGCATGGAACAGGCAACCCTCGGTGCCGTCGATGCTGATGAAAGCCCAGGCGTAGGCGTGCGGGAGGTCGTCGCCGGCGCGGTGCGGCACCCAGGTCCAGTGCCGCACCGTTCCCGTCGCGGGCAGCTCGACCAGCTCGCCGGTCGCCCGGGCGGTGACCGGATCGAATTCCGCGGCCGGGCACAGCACGGTGCCGCGATCGGTGGTGGACCCGAACAGCCTGCCCTCGCGCAGGCCGCCGAGGAAGACCCCGATGGTCGGGCCGACCGTCCGGTTGAACGGAAATTCCAGGCTGTAGGGCGCGGTCAGGCTGTCGTGCGGTGTTTCGGCTGTCATGAGGCTCCTGCCGACTGGTACCGGGAAATGGCGGGCGGGCCCCGGCGGGGGAGCGGGCCGCGACTCGATCGTGGACCACCCCCGCGCCACCTGTCAATCAGTCGTTTCAATCGGGTGATTGACGGGCATGTACAGCGGGTCGGTGATGTCGTAGTCTGGCGCCGAAAGTAGAACCTGTTTCAGCGTGTCCTCGGGTGAGGAGATTTCCATGGCCATCGTTCAATCGCTGCCGGCCACGGCCGACGGCCACCGCAGGCTCGGGCTGAGCAACCCGGCCACCCGCGACCACGTCGGCGAGATCGTGGTGAGCACCCCCGAGGACGTGGCCGCGGCCGTGGCTCGCGCGCGGGCGGCCCAGCCGGGATGGGCGGCGCGCCCGGTCGCCGAACGCGCCGACATCATCCGCCGCGCCGTCGAGGTGCTGGTCAAACGCCGCGACGAGATCGTGGCCACCGTGCAGGAAGAAACCGGCAAGCCGCGGGTGGAGGCGCTCGCGGTCGAGATCGTGCCCTCCTGCGATTTCCTCAACTACTGGAGCGGGCGCGCGCCGAAAGATCTGGCCGATGAGAAGCGCAGGCTGCACGGCTACATCGCACCGCTG
This genomic interval carries:
- a CDS encoding membrane protein, with product MTASTDEPTRYLAAAVHLDDELADALVEEYLAEPKRAVPPSPGVDAVTVLREATAAQWRRRTLNLVLVGLLILTLVFSPLLVLAWLVSGLSWRLCAAIVTRLAQSRVEANWFLADRRRQWSVTALAWAVITTLSTALPSLALESIGEPILTPPDSALATVFMLITLALLTVMLCLLIARHYLPWQVASTWYGYGRFQPDAPPREAAITASAPYADRLRRISQDQLRRAQDSSGEIVVYRGHRPFVGAGARVRSWSSALELYASSATTDSAESARATPVPTFEPRELQDFVTADLTTLRRAPTLTPGWRFADLGVTSWALLSPADLLHNPSARALLSRLDAGAEPELNAEDWTALTNESPEWLRYYRCFRLDGWARQLAVSGFLHVGCEERMLVLEWHGFVLAPIAPEFRRVDSPPSMLELRTLWTAAGDLALLPTTVPGRVVDVVRGLIARRRGGGTWTTPAEAEQVFGSAASIRELAAGSELANLFQETDCDRYLKILEQRVLDSVHRFLREKGIAAKGFSDMVKQINNSTVINNSNVIAGNIGGMGNSGSVQAGTPATN
- a CDS encoding AMP-binding protein, whose protein sequence is MNTDPQITEVDLLHREPLAVDMLIRSLELYADRTAVHIGDEQLTYRQVREQISKFAQAYASLGLGIGSPVAILSANRPEVLFTQGANAVTGVRFAALHPMGSLDDHAYVLQDAGIETLIYDPDKYEERAAALAERVPELKNLLAFGPTEAGTDLLAAADAFEPGPLVAPDVAPGDTVSLAYTGGTTGKSKGVMLSFRGGATLLRIQMTEWQWPQEVRFLVCTPLSHAGGAFWNPTSLQGGSIVVLPGFDPATVLATIEKYRITSTMLVPTMLYALLDYPDLDKYDLSSLETVFYGASAISPTRLAEAIEKFGPIFFQFYGQAECPMTISVLRKEDHDLAVPERLASCGRPVPWLHVALLDDAGNEVPAGEPGEICVRGPLVMKGYLNKPEQTAEATEHDWLHTGDIARRDADGYLYIVDRKKDMIVTGGFNVFPREVEDVLSAHPAVSAAAVIGVPDDKWGEAVKAVVVLRSGREVAVEELQALVKERKGAVYTPKSIDFADSIPLSPLGKPDKKALRAQYWTDGARQVN
- a CDS encoding TetR/AcrR family transcriptional regulator, coding for MSRGLSTETAPAGQPETALPTDQRLILAAERLFAERGIDAVSLRAVMSAAGANVASVHYHFGSKDALVEALLEQRGGQVSQRRAELLDSIEASGDPSARTLAEAFVRPVAEQIAAGGTAWVTIVAGIIGSRHPALSRITEGFAPQARRFTSLLGAIYPGVPARTIRFRLTQAMSLTFQALGDLDALRDMLALSGTRLSPDEVMEELIDMVTAILAGPPDR
- a CDS encoding lipid-transfer protein → MSQRAFVIGVGMTKFEKIASRDWQYPDMVAEAVNAALADAGIDYGQVQRAAVGYVFQPSTAGQRALYDVGLTGIPMVNVNNNCATGSTALMLAREWVQAGLVDVALAVGFEQMTKEAMAGSGKPAVSTIDRHIAVLKSTNGFGTAPLTAQFFGAAAAEHMRRYGTTREQLAGVAVKNHEHSTRNPYAQFQDAYTLEQVLGDKPVHDPLTRSQCSPMSDGSAAAIVVSEAFVREHGLADRAVEILGQALATDDTSSFATESMIDVVGAPMTRKAATEVFDSTGTTIDEVDVIELHDCFSINELITYEALGMCAPGESGSLIDAGATTYGGRWVVNPSGGLISKGHPLGATGLAQCAELTWQLRGEAGPRQVEGARRALAHNLGLGGAVVVTLYGAPTPLD
- a CDS encoding thiolase domain-containing protein, translated to MRTAVIGIGQSKQAKKREVSIGGLVRESVDAALTDAGLDHRDIDAIVLSKTPDLFDGVMNPELYLADAMGARGLPVTRVFTGGSVGGHAAIYGAHLVQAGLARRVLVVAYSKESEGDFTWALSRGLPFSANLGAGAGGHFAPVIREYIRRSGAPEHIGWQVAVNHRLNATRNPYAHIQRPDITVEQVRESPMLWDPIRYLESCPSSDGSCAVVIAGEADAEHNPQPPAWIHGMAWRTETGHFAGRDEVNPEAGRQCAAEAYRQAGITDPAREIDVAELYIPYSWYEPMWLENIGLAEAGNGWKMVDSGRTAFDGELPVNPSGGVLSGNPTGATGLLRFAEAALQVRGTAGAHQVPDARRAIGHAMGGASQFHALWVVGSDRPEP
- a CDS encoding LIPID TRANSFER PROTEIN/KETO ACYL-COA THIOLASE LTP4, with the translated sequence MREVGIVAFAQSPCAAADRRHDMAEILLPVIRRALDSAGITRDEVDFFASGSHDFFEGRTFAYIESLDAVGAWPPISESHVEMDAAWACYEAWSWLQLGEGDIAVVYGIGRGSLPQDLDQVMAAQLDPYFLAPLRPHRDALAALQAAALIEAGAVSEHQLAEVVSRSLAAATGNPAAQKSGAYPVEELLAAPYIASPLRAHDVGPAGDAAAVVVLAAGDTARRLAERPAWVRGADHRMDSHYPGTRDLTRADTVGAAAARAAELAGFCATQVDIAELHCEYSYQEPLLASTLGLDGARINPGGGPLAGRPATATGLIRIGEAAQHILDGHADRTLAHATNGPALQQNLICLMEGDR
- a CDS encoding Zn-ribbon domain-containing OB-fold protein yields the protein MSTLPEPVTEFTNPFRMDYTYVAGVGRSVFLRGLSQRRLLARRCPGCAQVYLPPPEFCSRCLTELSEPFELPGDGTISTFCVVNFPFPGQVFTPPYVVAYIQVRGADTRLMHLIQEIEPSRVHIGMAVEPVWSADDELDTSMNAIRYYRPIPSSQTRTEAGVSDA
- a CDS encoding DNA-binding protein, giving the protein MTAETPHDSLTAPYSLEFPFNRTVGPTIGVFLGGLREGRLFGSTTDRGTVLCPAAEFDPVTARATGELVELPATGTVRHWTWVPHRAGDDLPHAYAWAFISIDGTEGCLFHAVDTGGDPARMTSGLRVVPRWRAERVGSIRDIVCFEPVDS